Below is a window of Candidatus Bathyarchaeota archaeon DNA.
TAGGAATAGTTCCTTGCTTGAAGGCTAATGTCACGCGGTTGCCTAGAATGTCTTGTAGCTGTACCTTTGTATAGGCGCCCAGTTCGATTATGTTGCTCTGAAGTGTGCTCCTAGTACTTGCATCTAACTTGTTGAGCCAGCTTAGTTGTCGGAGGATACATAGAAGCGAAAGTCGCCCAAGTGCTTTGGCACGGGTTTCTTCTACGCGAGTTATCTTGTAGAGAGGCTCGGAACCTTCGTTCCGTATGAGTGATTCTAATTCGTCCAAGGCGATGATGAGATAGATGTTTTGATTGTCAAGAATTTGAAGTAAGGTCTGCAGTAATTCTTCAGCAGAGTACCCTCGTTTTGGAAAAGTTGGATGAAATCTCGTCACTAGTTGTTGCAGTATTAGAAAAAAGCTGCCTCTGTTTTGGCGGCAGTTCACGTGGATATAGTGGAGATTGATGTTACGCTGCTGCGCTTCGCGCATTATGGTTCGCCCGAAATACTGAGCCACCACGGTTTTCCCAGTTCCAATTTTGCCAGTTACAATTACACGTTGCGTCATTTTTCCCGGAGTTTCTATAGTGTGGCGGAAGTAATGGTTCAGAAGTTTAAGTTCATAACCGCGGTGTTGAAGTTTCGCTGGTGTATAGTTAATGTCAAGTTTGGTTTCATCTTTGAAAACGCTGGCAGAAAGCAACGAGCCTTACTCCTTTTCTTAATTGTCTATTCACCGAGCTTTTAATGGTTTTTGTCTGTTTAGTAGTATATTTCCGTAGGGATAAAGTGAAAATATAGCTGTGAAAGTCACTTTTTGATGTTTTCTGATAATGCTTTGAAGATTAGGCGTTTTACGCCTTTAGGCCAGAAATTGGAACTATGTTCCATAGGCTTTTTTAAGCAGGTTACAGAAATAGTACATACCGAAAATAGAAAGGAGAAGATAGAAGATATGCTGAATATCGATAAAAAGAAAGTGTTTACGCTGTTTGCTTTGACTTTGCTTGTTACATCTTTGTTATTAGTTGGCATTAATTTACCTTCAAGTGCGCTGCCGCAGGATGACCTCATTTACCTTGATGGTCCGTCTCTTACGCCAATTCACATGGATGGTCCGTCTCTTACGCCAGTTCACATGCACTCGTTGATGGGCATAATCAACCCATTTGACCCATGGGGAACTCCATGGCATGAAATTTATCCTGACTATTGTGAGAGTTGGACTTTCACCAGTTGGGAAGACAACGGGAATGGATATCTCGATCCTCCAGATCAAATCGACATGACTAACGATGTGACTCAGGAGGTACGTTGGTATCATGTGGACAGAGTGACGTTGACATTAGGCTTGTACAGTGAGGATTACCAAGAATTTCTGTATGTTGAGTACAAGAACCCGCCAATTAATCCACCCTATGATCCATTAGAACCACATATATACATGCCTATCTGCACTTTCTGGCACGAAGTGTGGCCCGTTTACCACGGGGTAACGGGGCATCCATATCACATTATTGATTGGATGGATAACGGCAATGGTTATCTCGACTTCTGCGACTATATCATGTTTGAAGATTGGATGGGAATATGGTGGCATGTTGAAGAGTCTGCTACTGACCTAATCCTTAACGAAAAAGTTATGGATCCTATTGGCATTGAATGGCATGAGCTTTATCCAAGCTTTAGCAACTACCACCTTCTCACTAGCTGGAAAGAACCCATAGAAGATCCCTTCCCTGGCAGGCTTAGTCCCGGCGACCAGATCGACATGTTGAACGAGACAACTCAAGAAACGAAATGGTACTACGTTGACAGAGTAACCTTCACCATGCTCATATCCAATCTAAGTGATCCAAAGCAAGAATGGTACATTGAGTATAAAGGCCCATTCGAAACAATGTACAACATTAAAACCACTGTGGTGAATTCCACATGGCACGAAGTCTATCCTCTATATAGTCCATCTCTTAACATAACTAACTGGGAAGACAACTGTAACGGAGTACTAGACTATTGCGATAACATTGAGCTGCACGATTTGTACGCAGATTTGTACTATGGTTGGTGGCACGTTGAAGAATTGTCAATAGACATAATCCTCAACGAGAAGATCGATGATCCTACTGGCATAATCTGGCATGAGCTTTACCCTGAATGCAGCGTCAATGACTACGAAACATTAGATTGGGAAGACAATGGCGACGGATTGCTTAATCCTTGCGATAACGTCACACTAGCGCTTTTACCCACTGGCTTGACCGACAAGTATCATGTAGAGAACATGACGCTCACTCTCAACCTCACAGTAGAAGATG
It encodes the following:
- a CDS encoding ORC1-type DNA replication protein, which produces MLSASVFKDETKLDINYTPAKLQHRGYELKLLNHYFRHTIETPGKMTQRVIVTGKIGTGKTVVAQYFGRTIMREAQQRNINLHYIHVNCRQNRGSFFLILQQLVTRFHPTFPKRGYSAEELLQTLLQILDNQNIYLIIALDELESLIRNEGSEPLYKITRVEETRAKALGRLSLLCILRQLSWLNKLDASTRSTLQSNIIELGAYTKVQLQDILGNRVTLAFKQGTIPTETITLAAELGEEEGGNARYGIELLWRAGKYADTEGIKEVSPEYVRKAVGNVYAGIRRDEIAALIFHKKLFLLGIARRFQQTGGIHLSMGEAEEAYTIACEEFDEKPRGHTQLWKYIQELSNFGVIKAELSTSGQRGKTTLIGLPRIAAADLEKVLNKTLERARRGHAL